A window of Brachybacterium fresconis contains these coding sequences:
- a CDS encoding alpha/beta fold hydrolase, translated as MFVLDQGSGPAVVLVPGLGCDHTMYVPQFDALSGMRLLAVDLRGTGRSPSLESIPLADVLTTQADDIADALHERDIGSAHLVGISYGGVVVQQMMARHAALVRSAVICDSLCDTGARTLSERVQLWPAHLQPVMLRAIPRRALARATRAAYPRWPEAGEAMADIFFADQGDLITQRRVVNRIRFEQMLRGCETPTLCLVGDQSALAKSMMVRTHDALPHSEFHIIPDSFDPSSLCNPEAFTAHLQRWVTAREAGERLGLPLMG; from the coding sequence ATGTTCGTCCTCGACCAGGGCAGCGGACCGGCCGTGGTGCTGGTGCCGGGCCTGGGCTGCGACCACACGATGTACGTACCCCAGTTCGACGCGCTGTCGGGCATGCGTCTGCTGGCCGTGGACCTGCGCGGCACCGGGCGCTCGCCGAGCCTCGAGAGCATCCCACTCGCCGACGTGCTCACCACCCAGGCCGACGACATCGCCGACGCTCTGCACGAGCGCGACATCGGCAGCGCCCACCTCGTCGGCATCTCCTACGGCGGCGTCGTGGTCCAGCAAATGATGGCGCGCCACGCCGCGCTGGTCCGCTCCGCGGTGATCTGCGACAGTCTGTGCGACACCGGGGCCCGCACGCTGTCCGAGCGGGTCCAGCTGTGGCCCGCGCACCTGCAGCCGGTGATGCTGCGCGCCATTCCCCGTCGGGCGCTGGCGAGAGCGACCCGCGCGGCCTACCCGCGCTGGCCCGAGGCCGGCGAGGCGATGGCCGACATCTTCTTCGCGGACCAGGGCGACCTCATCACCCAGCGCCGCGTGGTCAACCGGATTCGCTTCGAGCAGATGCTGCGTGGCTGCGAGACGCCGACGCTGTGCCTGGTCGGCGACCAGTCCGCCCTCGCGAAGTCGATGATGGTCCGTACCCACGACGCGCTGCCGCACTCCGAGTTCCACATCATCCCCGACTCCTTCGACCCCTCCAGCCTCTGCAACCCGGAGGCCTTCACTGCTCACCTTCAGCGCTGGGTCACCGCGCGGGAGGCGGGGGAGCGGCTCGGGCTGCCGCTGATGGGCTGA
- the thpD gene encoding ectoine hydroxylase, with protein sequence MTTATMTDDLYRTRLTEAAEPVAREHPTVWGTAEDGPFDAEALAAHEQRGFTILQDLITPDEVATYRQELERLSADPSLREDERVITERASGEVRSIFAVQQLSELIDQLSRDLRLLERARQLLGSDVYLHQTRINSMPGFRGNGFSWHSDFESWHAEDGMPAPRAVSCSIALTPNFPYNGGLMVMPGSHRTFVPSLGETPENNHLSSLKGQTVGVPSEEVITDMAHRHGIDQFTGPAGSALWFDANIMHGSGNNITPFPRSNIFMVFNSVENTLEQPYAAAAPRPDHIAHRDAQPLR encoded by the coding sequence ATGACCACGGCGACCATGACCGACGATCTCTACCGCACCCGTCTCACGGAGGCGGCCGAGCCCGTCGCCCGCGAGCACCCCACCGTCTGGGGCACGGCGGAGGACGGCCCCTTCGACGCCGAGGCGCTCGCCGCCCATGAGCAGCGCGGCTTCACCATCCTGCAGGACCTCATCACCCCCGACGAGGTGGCGACCTACCGGCAGGAGCTGGAGCGCCTGAGCGCCGACCCGTCGCTGCGCGAGGACGAGCGCGTGATCACCGAGCGCGCTTCCGGCGAGGTCCGGTCGATCTTCGCCGTCCAGCAGCTCAGCGAGCTGATCGACCAGCTCTCCCGCGATCTGCGGCTGCTGGAGCGCGCCCGCCAGCTGCTCGGCTCTGACGTCTACCTGCACCAGACCCGGATCAACTCCATGCCGGGCTTCCGGGGCAACGGCTTCTCCTGGCATTCCGATTTCGAGTCCTGGCACGCGGAGGACGGCATGCCCGCGCCCCGTGCCGTCAGCTGCTCGATCGCGCTGACGCCGAACTTCCCCTACAACGGCGGGCTGATGGTCATGCCCGGCTCCCACCGCACCTTCGTGCCGAGCCTGGGGGAGACCCCCGAGAACAACCACCTCTCCTCGCTCAAGGGGCAGACGGTCGGCGTGCCGTCCGAGGAGGTCATCACCGACATGGCCCATCGCCACGGCATCGATCAGTTCACCGGCCCGGCCGGCTCGGCCCTGTGGTTCGACGCGAACATCATGCACGGCTCGGGCAACAACATCACCCCGTTCCCGCGCTCGAACATCTTCATGGTGTTCAACAGCGTCGAGAACACCCTGGAGCAGCCGTATGCAGCGGCCGCACCGCGCCCGGACCACATCGCCCACCGGGACGCTCAGCCTCTGCGCTGA
- a CDS encoding TIGR03086 family metal-binding protein has product MAEPRDLRPAANAIATIVEGVPEDSLRDPTPSSDYRVGDLLEHIDGLSTGLQAAARKEPVPEAELRDGDAALLRFDWRERIPVQLADLARAWAHPTAWQGETIEGGIPILASAAGMFVLDELIVHGWELARATGQPFDAREDDVLSLIDFLESLPPMPESEGLFAPPEPVPSAAPPMDRLIGLTGRDPAWLGASRER; this is encoded by the coding sequence ATGGCAGAACCGCGAGACCTCCGCCCGGCCGCCAATGCGATCGCGACCATCGTCGAGGGCGTCCCCGAGGATTCCTTGAGGGATCCGACGCCGTCGTCGGACTACCGCGTCGGCGATCTCCTCGAGCACATCGACGGACTCTCGACCGGTCTGCAGGCGGCCGCTCGCAAGGAGCCGGTGCCGGAGGCGGAGCTGCGCGACGGGGACGCCGCCCTGCTGCGGTTCGACTGGCGCGAGCGCATCCCCGTCCAGCTGGCCGACCTCGCGCGGGCATGGGCGCACCCCACCGCGTGGCAGGGCGAGACGATCGAGGGCGGCATCCCCATCCTGGCCTCGGCGGCGGGAATGTTCGTGCTCGATGAGCTGATCGTCCACGGCTGGGAACTGGCGCGAGCCACCGGCCAGCCGTTCGATGCCAGAGAGGACGACGTGCTCTCCCTCATCGACTTCCTGGAATCGCTGCCGCCGATGCCGGAATCGGAAGGACTGTTCGCCCCGCCCGAACCGGTGCCGTCGGCGGCGCCGCCGATGGACCGGTTGATCGGGTTGACCGGGCGCGACCCCGCCTGGCTGGGCGCCTCGCGCGAGCGTTAG
- a CDS encoding dihydrofolate reductase family protein, whose amino-acid sequence MTRVRVQNFTVSRDGIGAGQEQSYEQPFGHVDPGELFTWAFPTAGWPGRTDPGGSRGFEDHLTRDFARNIGAEIMGRNKFGPQRGPWADESWQGWWGDEPPFHTPVFVLTHHVRPSFSLGETTFHFLDATPADALAQATAAADGQDVRIGGGVSTVREFLEADLIDEMHIAVAPWDLGTGLKLWESPEELTDRFELERITADSGYTHCFLWR is encoded by the coding sequence ATGACTCGTGTCCGTGTCCAGAACTTCACCGTCTCCCGCGACGGCATCGGAGCCGGTCAGGAGCAGAGCTACGAGCAGCCCTTCGGCCATGTCGATCCCGGCGAACTGTTCACCTGGGCCTTTCCCACGGCCGGCTGGCCGGGCCGCACCGATCCGGGCGGGTCGCGCGGATTCGAGGATCACCTCACCCGGGACTTCGCCCGGAACATCGGCGCCGAGATCATGGGGCGGAACAAGTTCGGTCCGCAGCGCGGGCCCTGGGCCGACGAGTCCTGGCAGGGATGGTGGGGCGACGAACCGCCGTTCCACACCCCGGTGTTCGTGCTGACCCATCACGTGCGCCCGTCGTTCTCGCTCGGCGAGACCACCTTCCACTTCCTGGATGCGACCCCGGCCGACGCCCTCGCGCAGGCCACCGCGGCGGCCGACGGTCAGGACGTGCGGATCGGCGGCGGGGTCAGCACCGTCCGCGAGTTCCTCGAGGCGGACCTGATCGACGAGATGCACATCGCCGTCGCCCCGTGGGATCTCGGCACCGGACTGAAGCTGTGGGAGAGCCCCGAGGAGCTCACGGACCGTTTCGAGCTGGAGCGGATCACCGCTGACAGCGGGTACACGCACTGCTTCCTGTGGCGGTGA
- a CDS encoding glycosyltransferase, translating to MKVLIYANGTEGDIRPFVALARGLHAAGHEAALCAPEGFVELVTGHGVELLAMDDEMLQLMQGTMARLRGPLDIARAARRMTRSMRQMMLDQWTAARTWRPDAIVYHPKTLGAPHVAEALDVPATIALPLPMFTPTGEFPIPFIGDWPLGEAANRASYRMNHFEMLIYGSMINAFRTRTLGLPAKARLDDLKHRRDGSRVPTLYPISPHLVPPPADYPASAHITGAWSLDDGEEAEPSAALEDFLTDGEPPVYVGFGSMGFGSGATQRTEHLVAALRRHGRRIVLATGWGGLTAVEGAEDVLSLTSASHEWLFPRVEAVIHHGGSGTVHAGLRAGRPTLICPFLGDQPFWGKRVQEAGVGPAPVPRRVLASDRGDRLEEAVDRLLHDDGIRERAAELGRAMRTEDGVAAAVEILTGDDGP from the coding sequence ATGAAGGTCCTGATCTACGCCAACGGCACCGAGGGCGACATCCGCCCGTTCGTCGCGCTCGCCCGCGGGCTGCACGCGGCCGGCCACGAGGCGGCGCTGTGCGCCCCCGAGGGTTTCGTCGAGCTGGTCACCGGCCACGGGGTCGAGCTGCTGGCGATGGACGACGAGATGCTGCAGCTGATGCAGGGCACGATGGCGCGCTTGCGCGGGCCTCTCGACATCGCGCGCGCGGCCCGGCGGATGACACGCTCCATGCGACAGATGATGCTCGACCAGTGGACGGCCGCCCGGACGTGGCGGCCCGACGCGATCGTCTACCACCCCAAGACGCTCGGCGCCCCGCACGTGGCCGAAGCTCTCGACGTGCCGGCCACGATCGCCCTGCCCCTGCCGATGTTCACCCCCACCGGAGAATTTCCCATCCCCTTCATCGGTGACTGGCCGCTGGGCGAGGCCGCCAACCGGGCCAGCTACCGGATGAACCACTTCGAGATGCTCATCTACGGGTCGATGATCAACGCCTTCCGCACCCGCACCCTGGGCCTGCCCGCCAAGGCCCGCCTCGACGACCTCAAGCACCGTCGGGACGGCTCCCGCGTTCCGACGCTGTACCCGATCAGCCCGCACCTGGTACCGCCCCCGGCGGACTACCCCGCCTCCGCGCACATCACCGGGGCGTGGAGCCTCGACGATGGCGAGGAGGCCGAGCCGTCGGCCGCACTGGAGGACTTCCTCACCGACGGCGAGCCGCCGGTCTACGTCGGCTTCGGCAGCATGGGGTTCGGCTCCGGCGCCACCCAGCGCACCGAGCACCTGGTCGCGGCGCTGCGCAGACACGGCCGACGCATCGTGCTGGCCACGGGCTGGGGCGGACTGACCGCCGTCGAGGGCGCCGAGGACGTCCTCAGCCTCACCTCCGCCTCGCACGAGTGGCTGTTCCCGCGTGTCGAGGCCGTGATCCACCACGGCGGATCCGGCACCGTCCACGCCGGGCTGCGTGCCGGCCGGCCCACCCTGATCTGCCCGTTCCTCGGCGACCAGCCCTTCTGGGGGAAGCGCGTGCAGGAAGCCGGCGTCGGCCCCGCGCCGGTGCCGCGGCGCGTGCTGGCCAGCGACCGGGGCGACCGACTCGAGGAGGCCGTCGACCGTCTGCTGCACGACGACGGGATCCGCGAACGCGCCGCCGAGCTCGGGCGCGCGATGCGCACCGAGGACGGCGTCGCCGCGGCGGTCGAGATCCTCACCGGCGACGACGGCCCGTGA